Proteins found in one Haloferax litoreum genomic segment:
- a CDS encoding HPP family protein, with amino-acid sequence MDIRHLVARVAARASELRARIRRVERRETVAFSRWIENTNNLLHLTVLLLIPLLIGVVTFVSNSVSTLSFLLFPPLASGSYTLFSDPEGQYASPVKFVLALTVGALCGLVAFGFTTWVYGPTGTTIVHPSSAAFAIFLAGGATWALDIEAPSAFSTALLTLVTGDVNPEEYVVSIFFASVVIAIVFSVWREEFYERRAEYLYGTVKGDDHVLVPMRGETADRTAFFAAKLAAAHEAGKVVLLDVLSPDETADTHGPPSGADAGTEPEVVSPESTGSPAADAAVDRLETCAHDIRTKLGVPVEVVVASGDPLSATVEAAGNTNSDLVVTPYEEDRGLLSDYVRGLFGGQYDTVAFRSTGGEYRWRRILVLVSRPGDAAHAMIDFATRLAGKTGSVSVTTCISAEVERRPAEAKLANLVETAEGNIETRVARSEVTKFIASNTATYDLVVLGSSGERSAASRFISPPTFERIREIDCDVAVFDRGN; translated from the coding sequence GTGGACATTCGCCACCTCGTGGCCCGTGTGGCCGCACGCGCCAGCGAACTCCGCGCCCGTATTCGACGGGTAGAGCGGCGTGAAACGGTGGCGTTCAGTCGTTGGATAGAGAACACGAACAACCTGCTTCATCTCACAGTTTTACTCCTCATCCCGCTCCTCATCGGAGTCGTGACGTTCGTCTCGAACTCGGTGAGCACGCTCTCGTTCCTGTTGTTTCCACCACTCGCGTCCGGGTCGTACACGCTCTTTTCGGACCCCGAAGGACAGTACGCGTCGCCAGTGAAGTTCGTCCTCGCACTCACCGTCGGTGCCCTCTGCGGACTCGTCGCGTTCGGGTTCACGACGTGGGTGTACGGACCCACCGGAACCACCATCGTCCACCCATCGTCTGCCGCCTTCGCTATCTTCCTCGCAGGAGGCGCGACGTGGGCGCTCGACATCGAAGCGCCCTCTGCGTTCTCGACGGCACTCTTGACTCTCGTGACGGGGGACGTGAACCCCGAAGAGTACGTGGTGAGCATCTTCTTCGCGAGCGTCGTCATCGCCATCGTGTTCAGCGTCTGGCGCGAGGAGTTCTACGAACGGCGCGCAGAGTACCTCTACGGCACGGTCAAAGGTGACGACCACGTCCTCGTTCCGATGCGCGGCGAGACGGCAGACCGAACCGCGTTCTTCGCGGCCAAACTCGCCGCGGCGCACGAGGCCGGGAAAGTCGTCCTCCTCGACGTTCTCTCACCCGACGAGACGGCCGACACGCACGGGCCACCGTCGGGCGCAGATGCAGGCACAGAGCCGGAAGTGGTGTCTCCCGAATCGACCGGGAGTCCTGCTGCGGATGCCGCAGTCGACCGTCTCGAAACCTGCGCGCACGACATTCGAACAAAACTCGGCGTCCCCGTCGAAGTCGTCGTCGCCAGCGGCGACCCACTCTCGGCGACAGTGGAGGCGGCAGGCAACACCAACTCCGACCTCGTCGTCACACCGTACGAAGAAGACCGAGGCTTGCTGTCGGACTACGTCCGCGGCCTCTTCGGTGGCCAGTACGATACGGTCGCGTTTCGGTCGACCGGGGGGGAGTACCGGTGGCGACGGATTCTGGTCCTCGTCTCGCGTCCCGGCGACGCTGCCCACGCGATGATTGACTTCGCGACGCGACTCGCGGGCAAGACTGGGAGCGTGAGCGTCACGACGTGTATCTCGGCGGAAGTCGAACGCCGACCGGCGGAGGCGAAACTCGCAAATCTGGTCGAGACGGCAGAGGGGAACATCGAGACGCGAGTCGCCCGCAGCGAGGTGACGAAGTTCATCGCCTCTAACACCGCCACGTACGACCTGGTCGTCCTCGGGTCGAGTGGCGAGCGCTCTGCTGCCTCGCGATTCATCTCGCCGCCGACGTTCGAACGAATCAGAGAAATCGACTGCGACGTGGCCGTCTTCGACCGCGGGAACTAG
- a CDS encoding ubiquitin-like small modifier protein 1 translates to MEWKLFADLAEVAGARTIRVDVGDDVTVGEALDALVGAHPSLESRVFADDGELYDHINVLRNGENASLDDDATVGDELALFPPVSGG, encoded by the coding sequence ATGGAGTGGAAATTGTTCGCAGACCTCGCGGAGGTGGCCGGTGCGCGCACCATCCGCGTCGACGTCGGCGACGACGTGACTGTCGGCGAGGCACTCGACGCACTCGTCGGTGCGCACCCGTCGCTCGAATCACGGGTGTTCGCCGACGACGGCGAGTTGTACGACCACATCAACGTCCTTCGAAACGGTGAGAACGCGTCACTCGACGACGACGCGACGGTCGGCGACGAACTCGCCCTCTTCCCGCCGGTCAGCGGCGGGTAA
- a CDS encoding succinic semialdehyde dehydrogenase, protein MTDAPSTPVSRTRLNELAQQVTPLDERELLPVRAPYDDSVVGEVPLCTPEDVRSAVADAQSAGEAWAAWPIEDRTAVFARFHDAVLDRREALLDVIQTETGKARADALEEILDVAATARYYANLAERELASKQRAGAIPLVTKAVEHHHPVGVVGIISPWNYPLSLSVSESIPALLAGNAVVLKPDEGTPFTALWALDVLRECGLPDDVFQVVTGEGPRLGEPLIEGVDYVSFTGSTEVGRTVAETAGRHLTDCSLELGGKNPLLVLDDADVEKAARGAVRGCFANAGQLCISIERIYVHEAVADEFRDAFVRETRGLTLDAGYDYGHDVGSLLDRELLEKVEAHVEDAVEKGATVLSGGRARPDLGPYFYEPTILTDVTPDATLADEETFGPVVSLYEVESVSEAIERANDSAYGLNASVWTERTQRGEQVAARLETGTVNVNEAYAAAWASIDAPMGGMKDSGVGRRHGRHGLLKYTESQTVATQRLGLLSPPKRGKQVWADGATLGLRLWKRLSEVLP, encoded by the coding sequence ATGACAGACGCCCCCTCCACTCCCGTCTCCCGAACTCGACTGAACGAACTCGCTCAACAGGTCACTCCACTCGACGAACGGGAACTCCTCCCCGTTCGTGCCCCGTACGACGACAGCGTCGTCGGCGAAGTGCCCCTGTGTACGCCCGAAGACGTTCGCTCGGCCGTCGCTGATGCCCAGTCCGCAGGCGAGGCGTGGGCCGCGTGGCCAATCGAAGACCGAACTGCCGTCTTCGCTCGGTTCCACGACGCCGTCCTCGACCGGCGCGAGGCGCTTTTGGACGTGATTCAGACCGAAACGGGGAAAGCACGCGCCGACGCACTCGAAGAGATTCTCGACGTCGCCGCGACGGCACGGTACTACGCGAACCTCGCCGAGCGAGAACTCGCGTCGAAACAACGCGCCGGCGCGATTCCGCTCGTGACGAAGGCCGTCGAACATCACCACCCTGTCGGCGTGGTGGGCATCATCTCTCCGTGGAACTACCCACTCTCGCTATCCGTCTCGGAGTCGATTCCCGCGTTACTCGCGGGGAACGCAGTCGTCCTCAAACCAGACGAAGGAACGCCGTTCACTGCGCTCTGGGCACTCGACGTACTCCGTGAGTGTGGACTCCCCGACGATGTGTTTCAGGTCGTGACTGGCGAGGGGCCACGACTCGGCGAACCGCTCATCGAAGGCGTCGACTACGTGAGTTTCACCGGCAGCACGGAAGTCGGACGCACTGTCGCCGAGACGGCAGGTCGCCATCTCACGGATTGCTCGCTCGAACTCGGTGGAAAGAACCCGCTGTTGGTCCTCGACGACGCAGACGTGGAAAAAGCGGCACGGGGTGCCGTCCGTGGGTGCTTCGCCAACGCTGGGCAACTGTGTATCTCCATCGAGCGAATCTACGTTCACGAGGCAGTCGCCGACGAGTTCCGTGACGCGTTCGTCCGAGAGACCCGCGGACTCACGCTCGACGCGGGGTACGACTACGGCCACGACGTGGGGTCACTCCTCGACCGGGAGTTGCTGGAGAAAGTCGAAGCACACGTCGAAGATGCAGTCGAGAAGGGCGCGACAGTCCTCTCGGGTGGCCGTGCCCGGCCTGACCTCGGACCGTACTTCTACGAACCGACGATACTGACCGACGTGACGCCCGACGCGACGCTCGCCGACGAGGAGACGTTCGGTCCGGTCGTCTCGCTGTACGAAGTCGAGAGTGTCTCCGAGGCCATCGAACGCGCTAACGACTCCGCGTATGGACTGAACGCGAGCGTCTGGACGGAGCGAACCCAGCGCGGCGAACAGGTCGCCGCGCGATTGGAAACGGGCACCGTCAACGTCAACGAGGCCTACGCCGCAGCGTGGGCGTCCATCGACGCGCCGATGGGAGGGATGAAAGACTCCGGTGTCGGTCGGCGACACGGCCGACACGGCCTGCTGAAGTACACCGAGTCACAGACGGTTGCAACCCAACGACTGGGCCTCCTCTCGCCGCCAAAGCGCGGAAAGCAGGTCTGGGCCGACGGTGCGACACTCGGCCTTCGCCTCTGGAAGCGACTCTCGGAGGTACTCCCGTGA
- a CDS encoding potassium channel family protein, with protein MASLPVEVVYGLYFGILTGLVPAAVAWLFGFGFRYVTGVTIPGLAVVVLSVAIAGASGGLMALADPTITQSDNQVRLTVALLVVLMGALYAHNRGDAFANEIPRKMSLRRLTERTLSTDVVELVGGRGQVTVTVPREVGDIEGYPPVPVDVRTAIRDGEWTFPADIPLVELESRFADRLQTEFDLAAVEVQIDEQARARVAAAAPVGGLSKRLSAGKRAVSIEALVPTGLAQGDDVVVATDGGTISASVVGVDSVAEAVDTDNDAEDDEAPKWAPRAPTAAGGEGRVTLAVERTDVESLLRSDATQFVVTSRGVRREFELVSLLRRAGKRFSRLTVGADGPLDGVSLRAASVRDTYGVAILALRHSGTWTIAPRGDQTISAGDTLYAVGSRSDLTAFEEAVA; from the coding sequence ATGGCTTCACTTCCTGTCGAAGTGGTCTACGGTCTCTACTTCGGCATTCTCACGGGACTCGTCCCCGCCGCCGTCGCGTGGCTCTTTGGGTTCGGGTTTCGGTACGTCACCGGGGTCACGATTCCCGGTCTCGCCGTGGTGGTCCTCAGCGTGGCCATCGCCGGCGCCAGCGGTGGTCTCATGGCCCTCGCCGACCCCACCATCACGCAGTCGGACAATCAAGTTCGACTGACCGTGGCGCTGTTGGTCGTGCTGATGGGCGCACTGTACGCACACAACCGCGGTGACGCGTTCGCGAACGAGATTCCGCGCAAGATGTCGCTCCGGAGACTCACCGAGCGGACGCTTTCGACCGACGTGGTCGAACTCGTGGGTGGGCGCGGGCAAGTCACGGTCACCGTCCCGCGGGAAGTCGGCGACATCGAGGGCTACCCACCGGTTCCCGTCGACGTTCGCACCGCGATTCGAGACGGTGAGTGGACGTTCCCCGCAGACATCCCACTGGTCGAACTCGAATCGCGGTTCGCAGACCGCCTGCAGACAGAGTTCGACCTCGCCGCAGTCGAGGTCCAAATCGACGAACAGGCCCGCGCGAGGGTCGCCGCGGCGGCACCGGTCGGCGGCCTCTCGAAACGACTGTCCGCAGGGAAGCGGGCCGTCTCTATCGAGGCCCTCGTCCCGACCGGACTCGCACAGGGAGACGACGTGGTCGTCGCCACCGACGGCGGGACCATCTCGGCGAGCGTCGTCGGTGTCGATTCGGTCGCCGAAGCGGTCGATACCGACAACGACGCGGAAGACGACGAAGCACCGAAGTGGGCACCTCGCGCACCGACGGCGGCGGGCGGTGAGGGCCGGGTCACACTCGCAGTCGAGCGAACCGACGTGGAGTCACTCCTCCGAAGCGATGCGACGCAGTTCGTCGTCACCTCTCGGGGTGTCCGCCGTGAATTCGAACTCGTCTCACTGCTTCGCCGAGCGGGCAAGCGATTTTCGAGACTCACCGTCGGCGCGGACGGCCCACTGGATGGCGTGTCGCTCAGAGCGGCGAGCGTCCGCGATACCTACGGCGTGGCCATCCTCGCTCTCCGCCACAGTGGGACGTGGACTATCGCTCCCCGCGGCGACCAGACAATCTCGGCTGGAGACACACTGTACGCCGTCGGGTCGCGTTCCGACCTGACCGCGTTCGAGGAGGCAGTCGCGTGA
- a CDS encoding nucleoside phosphorylase, translating into MAKQPHLLVEEGDVNDIALIPGDPGRVDRIAKQCENVEEVAQNREYKVVNAEYEGVPLTISSTGIGCPSAAIALEELSRVGVETFIRVGTIGALQEDIEIGDMIVATGAAKEEGTSKRYESEVYPAVPDYDVLTSLVDAAEANDEDVHVGPIVSDDAFYNESDEYVKDWNAAGLLAIEMEAATVFSLARRKGLRAGAICTVDGNLVAGTQKGADSDEELPEKAKNNVERAISITLDAVTDLA; encoded by the coding sequence ATGGCGAAACAGCCCCACCTCCTCGTCGAAGAAGGCGACGTAAACGACATCGCACTCATTCCGGGCGACCCGGGCCGCGTCGACCGAATCGCGAAGCAGTGTGAGAACGTCGAAGAAGTCGCACAGAACCGCGAGTACAAAGTCGTCAACGCGGAGTACGAGGGCGTCCCGCTGACCATCTCTTCGACGGGTATCGGGTGCCCGTCTGCCGCTATCGCGCTCGAAGAACTCTCCCGAGTCGGTGTGGAGACGTTCATCCGCGTCGGCACCATCGGCGCGCTGCAGGAAGATATCGAAATCGGCGACATGATAGTCGCGACTGGTGCCGCCAAGGAAGAAGGCACGTCCAAGCGCTACGAGTCCGAAGTCTACCCGGCGGTCCCCGACTACGACGTCCTCACGTCGCTCGTCGATGCCGCGGAGGCCAACGACGAAGACGTTCACGTCGGCCCCATCGTCTCCGACGACGCCTTCTACAACGAGTCCGACGAGTACGTGAAGGACTGGAACGCGGCGGGGCTTCTCGCCATCGAGATGGAGGCCGCGACGGTGTTCTCGCTCGCCCGCCGCAAGGGTCTGCGCGCAGGTGCCATCTGTACGGTCGACGGGAACCTCGTCGCCGGCACCCAGAAGGGTGCTGACTCCGACGAAGAACTCCCCGAGAAGGCGAAGAACAACGTCGAGCGTGCTATCAGCATCACGCTCGACGCCGTCACCGACCTCGCGTAA
- a CDS encoding DUF7344 domain-containing protein yields MYDSYSTSDRVVVADILRNPHRCHILYVLRRYGTPMELEALAAHIEGTRPPTRAPGLTTTGAVSSVQLHHTHLPKLDGGGVLRYDSYEQRIVSLDDDRLDSLLEMGHRILESLRRDRRTDD; encoded by the coding sequence ATGTATGATTCGTATTCGACGAGCGACAGAGTGGTCGTCGCGGACATCCTCCGGAACCCGCACCGGTGCCACATTCTGTACGTTCTCAGACGGTACGGGACGCCCATGGAACTGGAGGCACTCGCCGCGCACATCGAAGGGACACGCCCGCCGACACGGGCACCCGGTCTGACGACGACGGGGGCCGTGTCGTCGGTCCAACTTCACCATACGCACCTCCCGAAACTCGATGGGGGTGGTGTGCTCCGGTACGATTCGTACGAACAGCGAATCGTCTCACTCGACGACGACCGACTGGACTCGTTGCTGGAGATGGGACACCGGATACTCGAATCACTCCGACGTGACCGACGCACAGACGACTAG
- a CDS encoding carbohydrate kinase family protein, translating into MSRVICAGHVNWDVTLRVDALPEPDGEAIVESRVGAGGGSAANVASGLVGLDLSTALLGSVGDDEYGHAAVAELASKGVDCRHVVSVDHGPTTVKYIVVDAAGEVFVLGSPGVNEAFDASDLPETALAEVDHLHLTSQSPTTAAALARLANDVGTTVSFDPGRRIGDRGYSEALRLVDYVFLNDREAATALGAAAGSGDRADQDPSRNGSNGGSVGDALDETTLVLKHGPNGAEVRDGDERHVHPGYPVDAVDTTGAGDAFAAGFIAARLDGKSYERALAVANACGALTAAEPGARTQLSWRRLDELVEH; encoded by the coding sequence ATGTCCCGAGTCATCTGTGCCGGCCACGTGAACTGGGACGTCACCCTCCGCGTGGACGCCCTCCCCGAACCAGACGGGGAAGCAATTGTCGAGTCTCGCGTCGGAGCAGGCGGTGGAAGCGCCGCGAACGTCGCGAGCGGCCTCGTCGGATTAGACCTCTCGACGGCACTCCTCGGGAGTGTCGGGGACGACGAGTACGGGCACGCCGCCGTCGCCGAACTCGCGTCGAAAGGTGTCGATTGTCGGCACGTCGTCAGCGTCGACCACGGCCCGACGACTGTCAAGTACATCGTCGTCGACGCCGCGGGCGAGGTGTTCGTCCTCGGGTCGCCCGGCGTCAACGAGGCGTTCGACGCCTCGGACCTTCCGGAAACGGCGCTCGCAGAAGTAGACCACCTCCACCTGACGAGTCAGTCGCCGACCACTGCCGCCGCCCTCGCCCGACTGGCGAACGACGTCGGGACGACGGTCAGTTTCGACCCCGGCCGGCGCATCGGTGACCGCGGCTACTCCGAGGCACTTCGGTTGGTCGATTACGTCTTCCTCAACGACCGAGAGGCCGCCACGGCACTCGGTGCGGCCGCCGGTTCGGGGGACCGGGCCGACCAAGACCCGTCCAGAAACGGTAGCAACGGCGGTTCCGTCGGCGACGCACTCGACGAGACGACACTCGTCCTGAAACACGGTCCAAACGGAGCGGAAGTCCGCGATGGCGACGAACGACACGTCCATCCGGGCTATCCCGTCGACGCCGTGGACACGACCGGTGCAGGTGACGCGTTCGCTGCTGGGTTCATCGCTGCGCGACTCGACGGCAAGTCGTACGAACGAGCACTCGCCGTCGCGAACGCCTGCGGTGCCCTGACCGCGGCAGAACCCGGTGCTCGAACACAACTGAGTTGGCGACGACTCGACGAACTCGTCGAACACTGA
- a CDS encoding SDR family oxidoreductase has product MSVFLTGFPGFLGSALVDRLADRTDEIVCLVQPKYREASETRAADLFGPDWRETLTLVEGDITDPALGLSETTRTDIESRVTTVFHLAAVYDLAVSPEVGQAVNVDGTRHVLDFAEAADVDRLHYVSTCYVSGRHDGVFTESDLDVGQSFNNHYEETKFRAELLVRDRMESGEVPATVYRPAIVVGDSRTGETQKYDGPYYLIRLLLRQPRVAFVPRLGDPGAAELNVVPRDYVVDAIEHLSGLDRSKNVTYQLCDPNPLTIRAFTATLLDATGRVGIHVPTPVGLTTSVLRRSDTLRDLVGVEPETLPYFTHPTRYVGANARRHLAGTGIEPPAFESYVSRIVEFVRENPDIRPDAMG; this is encoded by the coding sequence GTGAGCGTCTTCCTCACGGGGTTCCCCGGATTTCTCGGCAGTGCACTCGTCGACCGACTCGCAGACAGAACCGACGAAATCGTCTGTCTCGTCCAACCGAAGTACCGTGAGGCGTCCGAAACGCGTGCTGCCGACCTCTTCGGACCAGACTGGCGGGAGACCCTGACGCTCGTCGAAGGCGACATCACCGACCCAGCACTCGGACTCTCAGAGACGACACGAACCGACATCGAATCGCGCGTGACCACGGTGTTCCACCTCGCCGCAGTCTACGACCTGGCCGTCTCACCCGAGGTCGGACAGGCAGTCAACGTCGACGGAACACGGCACGTCCTCGACTTCGCCGAGGCGGCCGACGTCGACCGACTCCACTACGTCAGCACGTGTTACGTCAGTGGTCGCCACGACGGCGTGTTCACGGAGTCCGACCTCGACGTTGGGCAGTCGTTCAACAACCACTACGAGGAGACGAAGTTCCGCGCCGAACTGCTCGTCCGCGACCGGATGGAGTCCGGCGAGGTACCAGCGACGGTCTATCGACCCGCAATCGTCGTCGGCGACAGTCGGACCGGTGAGACACAGAAGTACGACGGTCCCTACTACCTGATTCGGTTGCTCCTCCGGCAACCGCGCGTCGCGTTCGTTCCGCGACTCGGCGACCCCGGCGCGGCCGAGTTGAACGTCGTCCCGCGAGACTACGTCGTCGACGCCATCGAACACCTCTCGGGACTCGACCGCTCGAAGAACGTCACGTACCAGTTGTGCGACCCGAACCCGTTGACGATTCGGGCGTTCACTGCGACGCTTCTCGACGCGACAGGTCGAGTCGGGATTCACGTCCCGACGCCGGTTGGCCTCACCACGTCGGTCCTGAGGCGGTCGGACACACTCAGAGACCTCGTCGGCGTCGAACCGGAGACACTGCCGTACTTCACGCACCCGACTCGCTACGTCGGCGCGAACGCGCGGAGACACCTCGCCGGAACCGGTATCGAACCGCCGGCGTTCGAGTCCTACGTCTCTCGAATCGTCGAATTCGTCCGCGAGAACCCGGACATTCGCCCCGACGCGATGGGCTAG
- a CDS encoding potassium transporter TrkA has product MLAVDLGSAVVGQVSVPPASDPLVRNVLRVVGLVVGAFLASGVAALTYRWYTREAIPRALAVLFGTSVVALYLNTVGLFGDFVTGTDTAVFELERVLFNTSALAGGAVASPVGRIVGDRAATDVFAVAGAKELDTDVSRLVRTVGRVTTVTIPDEVGDIEGYDPVSESIKDQLSGKTLLFPRRLSEDELRERLVERVKDDHGVGHVDVEFEDGHVSYFALGSRAAGLGPTLAPGTVAVAIRADPGPGAGAGDPVQVWAVPDADDTDGTDGELPAPTNGEETRVESDGSGSVPTRVAFGELRGVADDVATIALDEEDADKLTGADEYRVVTLPADLRVDREFASLLRNADETMAVTTVTPDSALDGQRVSDVETTVVAIRPSNGPVDAIPARTRELSAGDTLYVVGRPELLRKVERRATTDDSRTDGGDDEDGHEGGDGDGSDRRPATGSGAQSS; this is encoded by the coding sequence ATGCTCGCAGTCGACCTCGGTTCGGCCGTCGTCGGACAGGTGTCGGTCCCACCAGCGAGTGACCCACTGGTCAGAAACGTCCTCCGCGTCGTCGGCCTCGTCGTCGGTGCGTTCCTCGCTTCCGGCGTCGCCGCACTCACGTATCGGTGGTACACCCGTGAGGCCATCCCGCGGGCACTCGCAGTCCTCTTCGGCACCTCCGTCGTCGCACTGTACCTGAACACCGTCGGTCTGTTCGGCGACTTCGTCACGGGGACGGACACCGCCGTCTTCGAACTCGAACGTGTGCTCTTCAACACGTCCGCGCTGGCGGGTGGTGCAGTCGCCTCGCCCGTCGGCCGTATCGTCGGAGACCGTGCGGCGACGGACGTGTTCGCCGTCGCCGGTGCGAAAGAACTCGACACCGACGTGAGTCGCCTCGTCCGAACCGTCGGGCGAGTGACGACGGTAACGATTCCCGACGAAGTGGGTGACATCGAAGGCTACGACCCCGTCTCCGAGAGCATCAAAGACCAGTTGAGCGGCAAGACACTCCTGTTCCCACGGCGACTCAGTGAGGACGAACTCCGTGAACGCCTCGTCGAACGAGTCAAAGACGACCACGGTGTCGGCCACGTGGACGTGGAGTTCGAAGACGGGCACGTCTCGTACTTCGCACTCGGGAGTCGCGCCGCCGGACTCGGGCCGACGCTCGCGCCTGGCACTGTCGCGGTTGCCATTCGTGCCGACCCCGGACCCGGCGCAGGTGCCGGTGACCCGGTGCAGGTCTGGGCGGTTCCGGACGCTGACGACACAGACGGCACGGACGGCGAACTGCCGGCACCCACGAACGGAGAAGAGACGCGCGTCGAGAGTGACGGGAGTGGGTCGGTGCCGACTCGTGTCGCGTTCGGCGAACTTCGCGGCGTCGCCGACGACGTGGCGACCATCGCCCTCGACGAAGAAGACGCGGACAAACTCACGGGGGCAGACGAGTACCGGGTCGTCACACTCCCGGCGGACCTCCGTGTCGACCGTGAGTTCGCGTCACTCCTTCGGAACGCAGACGAGACGATGGCGGTCACCACCGTCACCCCAGATTCGGCACTCGACGGGCAACGTGTCTCTGACGTGGAGACGACTGTCGTCGCCATCAGACCATCCAACGGTCCCGTGGACGCCATCCCAGCACGGACCCGAGAACTTTCTGCTGGCGACACACTCTACGTCGTCGGCCGACCGGAACTCCTGCGGAAAGTCGAACGCCGGGCGACGACCGACGACAGCAGAACCGACGGCGGGGACGACGAGGACGGACACGAGGGCGGTGACGGTGACGGGAGCGACCGCCGCCCGGCGACGGGGTCGGGGGCGCAATCCTCATGA
- a CDS encoding NAD-binding protein yields the protein MVSARDWVGARTTVTTVFVVAILSAATGILNISSPVSGGLFGSLVPEVIRITAGFTGTLTGFLLLASVYGLRRRLRSAWYSTVVLLPVSAAQGLIQSPERAAPLIGFSIISLVLCLLNYRAFDRDLDWNVTQLSALLAIVGAQTYATAGAYALRRDFNGIDTLFDAFYFALVTGSTVGYGDITPRTPYAKLFGMSALLVTVASFAVALGVLLTPAIEARLTKALGRMTESQLEILDNHVLVLGHGELTEPILEELEGRADVLIITPNSERAQRLSDRGYDVFTADPSDEESLKRARVEVARSAIVATNNDAEDALAILTARQLNPDIHIVAAATQRENEPKLRRAGANTVISPAALGGHFLAESAIGGSGLETVEERLLEEEPDEVAAAADDTNEADTDASDD from the coding sequence ATGGTGTCGGCACGCGACTGGGTAGGCGCTCGGACCACTGTCACGACAGTGTTCGTCGTGGCAATCTTGTCTGCAGCGACGGGTATCTTGAACATCAGTTCGCCCGTGAGCGGTGGCCTCTTCGGTTCGCTCGTGCCCGAAGTCATCCGCATCACGGCAGGGTTCACCGGCACGCTGACCGGGTTCCTCCTGCTGGCCAGCGTGTACGGCCTTCGGCGACGCCTTCGTTCGGCGTGGTACTCGACGGTCGTTCTCCTGCCGGTGTCTGCCGCGCAGGGCCTCATCCAGTCGCCGGAACGCGCCGCCCCACTGATTGGCTTTTCGATAATCAGCCTCGTCCTCTGTCTGCTGAACTACCGGGCGTTCGACCGTGACCTCGACTGGAACGTCACGCAGTTGTCGGCGCTACTGGCTATCGTCGGCGCGCAGACCTACGCGACTGCTGGGGCGTACGCCCTCCGGCGTGACTTCAACGGCATCGACACGCTGTTCGACGCCTTCTACTTCGCACTCGTCACCGGAAGTACCGTCGGCTATGGCGACATCACCCCGCGGACACCGTACGCCAAACTGTTCGGGATGTCGGCACTCCTCGTCACCGTCGCGAGTTTCGCGGTGGCACTCGGTGTCTTGCTCACGCCCGCAATCGAAGCACGACTCACCAAAGCACTTGGACGCATGACCGAATCACAACTGGAAATCCTCGACAACCACGTCCTCGTCCTCGGCCACGGGGAACTGACCGAACCGATTCTCGAAGAACTCGAAGGACGCGCCGACGTCCTCATCATCACGCCGAACTCGGAGCGTGCACAGCGTCTCTCAGACCGCGGCTACGACGTGTTCACCGCCGACCCGAGCGACGAGGAATCGCTGAAGCGCGCCCGCGTCGAAGTCGCCCGGTCGGCTATCGTCGCAACCAACAACGACGCCGAAGACGCACTCGCTATCCTGACTGCTCGACAACTCAATCCCGACATCCACATCGTCGCGGCGGCGACCCAGCGTGAGAACGAACCCAAACTCCGGCGCGCAGGGGCGAACACCGTCATCAGCCCTGCCGCACTCGGTGGCCACTTCCTCGCCGAGTCCGCCATCGGTGGGAGCGGCCTCGAGACGGTCGAAGAGCGCCTCCTCGAAGAAGAACCAGACGAGGTGGCCGCGGCCGCTGACGACACCAACGAAGCCGATACCGACGCCAGCGACGACTAG